GTCATCGTGCTCGGCGACGCGCGCAACAATTACAATCTCCCGCACGATTGGTGCTTGCGTGAAATCCGCCAGCGCGCCAAAAAAGTGATCTGGCTTAATCCTGAAAGCCGCAATACCTGGGGCTTCGGCGACAGCGAAATGGAGCGCTACGCCCCGCACTGCGACCTGGTGGAAGAGTGCCGCAATCTCAACCAGCTTTATCGGGTGGTCGATCGCTTGGTCGCAGGCTGACGGACTCGATCCTCGCGGCTGCGCAGCTTGTTCGGTTGACCACAAGGCGTCTTTGGGCCAAGATACTCTCTCGAAGCGGCGCGCGGGATTTCGACTCGAAGCCGCGCGCGCTTGAAGAGAAACGGTTGAAGAGCCCGTCTATGGCTGGTCACAGGGAAGACTTCATTTTGATGATCGTAGGCGGGATCACGCTCGACCCCTCGACCAAGATGCCCATCGTCGTCCTCAAGGATCCCGACAACAAGCTCAACCTGCATATCTGGATCGGTCCGCTCGAGGCCACCGCGATGGCCACCGAACTCGAAGGGATCAAACCGCAGCGCCCGATGACGCACGACCTGCTGCGCAATCTGCTGGCCGAGTTCGGCGCGACAGTCGAACTGGCCGAGATCACCGAGTTGCGCGAGAACACCTACTTCGCGCGGATTCAGGTCAAGACGCGTGACGGCAAGACGCTCGAAATGGATTCGCGGCCGAGCGACGCGATCGCCGTGGCCCTGCGCACCAAGTCGCCCATCTACGTGGCCAAGAAAGTGCTCGAAGCTTCCAGCGAACTCCACGAATCTCAGGGTGAACAGCAGACTTCGGATCAGAACCTCGCCGGTGTGTCGCGCGACAAATGGTCCGAGATCCTCGAGCGGATGTCGCCCGAGGATTTCAAATACAAGATGTAGCCGCGAGCGCGCTAAACTCCTTTGATCCTCTGCCGGGCGGCGCCCGCTGGAGCATTCGATGCCGCCGACTACCCATCGCCGCAAAATAACCCAAAAGGAACTCAAAGCGCCCGACGAGCTAACGACGCTGGTCGATAGCGCGCGCGATTTCCTGGTCAACAATCTCACCAAGGTGCTGATCTCAACCGGCGTCGTCGTCATGGTCGGGGCGATCGCGATTGGCGTGTACTACTACGAGCGCCATCGCGACAATATTGCGTCGGCCCGGTTCTATGACGCGATCACCGCGCTCAACGCCGGCCAGAACAAAGCCGCCGAAACGCAGTTCAACCAGCTCGCCGATGAAGAACCGGGCCGCCGGCTCGGACGGCTTGCGCGCTTCTACATGGCGAGCGCATACCTGGCCGATGGCGACCTGGCGAACGCGCGCGATGCGCTCGTGGTATTTCTCACCGAAGAGCGCGACCCGCTGTTCCGCAGTCTCGCGCTGACGAACCTCGCAGTGGTTTACGAGCGAATGGCGGACTGGAAGAAAGCGGCTGGCGCTTATCAGCAAGCCGCAGCCGATCCGGGGCCGGAGCAGGCGAGGGCGGAGCTGGGCGTCGCGCGGATGCTCGTGCAATCGGGCGACAAGCAGGGCGCGATCGCCGCCTATCGCGGCTTCCTCGCCGCCCATCCGTTCGCGCAGCAGCGCCAGGAAGTAATGGAATCGCTGGCGCTGCTCGGCGCACCCGCCGTGCTGGCGCCGCCGCGTTCAGCCGCTGCGGCGGGCCCGCAACCGGTCGCCGCTCACTAGTGCGCGGCGGGCGACGGCGATTTCTCCCCGAGCTCCGAGTTGACCACGAATTCCAGGACCTTCGCGTCGGGCAATCCCACTACCGGTATTCCGTTGACGAAAAAGGTCGGCGTCGAGGTGACTCGAATCGAGTTGCCGTCGTTCTGATCCTGCTTCACGCGAACCTCGGTCTGCGGGCTGTCCATGCACGCCTTCAGTGAAGGCTGGTCGAGCTTCTGAGCGCTGGCCAGCTTGTTCACCTGCTGCTGCAGGTTCTTCGGGTTGATCGTTCCCTGGTTCGTGTAGAAGTAGCGTGCGAACTCCCAAAACGCCGCCGGATTCTGCAGCCGTGCGCACTCGGCCGCCGCGGCGGCTTTAGGCGCCCACAGATGCGCGTTGAGCGGGTAATTTTTGTAAATTACCTTCACCTTGCCCTTGTAAGTCGTGTTGACCAGGGTTTCGATCACGCTGAACGCATGTGCGCAGTACGGGCATTCGAAGTCGGCAAACTCAACAATCGTCACCGGAGCGTCTGCCGGTCCCAGCGTCGGCCGATCATCCAGGCTCACGGCGCCCATGTTGACTCGTCCCCACGGGTCGGTGCTGGTGTCGATAAGCTGGCCGATGATCACCTTGCTTTCGTCTTTGTCGACAAACAGCGTCGTGCCGATCCTCTGCCCCTGTTCGTTGCTCACGGCCACCTGGCGCGCGAGCAGTCCGTCGATCACCGTCTTAAATGCGGGGCCCAGCTTGATCAGTTCGGCACTGGGAATCCTGAAATGCTTCTGCAGCCAGGTCCTGAGCGCGGCGTCTCGTGCGGGATCGGTTGGGACCGCGCCGGCACCGGCAGGGGAGGCGTCGGGCGCGCTCTGGGCGAGCGCCGCACCTGCGGCGCCCATCAACGCGATCGCGGCAACGAACGCGCAGATGGCCGCTATCTTTTTGCGGCAGCACAGCTTCGCATAAGAAGTATTATGTAAACTACGCAGGCTGGCTGAGAATCGAAAAAGGCCTGAAATCATTAAGTGCTCCAACGCTCCCGGTTTCGAGTGTTCTTTTATCCGGCTCAGATTACGTGATGCTCTTCGGCGATGAAGAACGCCGTGCGCGAATGATCGATGAACTTGCGTTCGTCTTCGAGCGCGGCTGCCACTTCCTTGGTCGCCATCGCAGTCTCCAGCGCCTTCCAATCATCGAACCACAACTCGGCGACGCCGTCGAACGAAGGCTCGCGCTGGCCGAGCGCGCGATGAATCGTGTGGCTCTGAACGTACTTGCGGCAGCCTGGAATCCGGCCCGCGATCGGGCCGTGGATGTCGCGCCAGTAGCGATGAAATTCCTCGTTGCTCAGGCGCGGCAGCTTGCTGATGCAATAAACGATCTTGACCATTGCCAATGAATGCTCCCAGTTAACAGTCAACAGTGAAAAGTGAAAAGCGAATTTGGCACAGTTTTAGCTAATCGCGGCCGCTCCGTACAGCGCCCGATTCTTTCCCGGGTTTCGTTGTCGCCGGCGTGCGGCCCAGCGCGCGCAACGCCCTGCGCGCTACGAAATTGCGCGGCTCGATCTTCAACGCTTCTTCGTAGTACGCAACCGCATTGGCGCCGCGCTCCAGCCCGACCGCGCATCGCCCCATCGCGATCAGCAGTTCGATGCCGCCGGCGCCCAACTCGCGCGCGCGCTTGAGCGCATCGAACGCTTGCGCAAATGTTTCCTGCTCGGCAAGCGCCAGGCCAAGCCTCAGCATTGCCTCCGCGTTCAGCGGGTCGAGTTCGAGCGCGTCGCGATACATCGACAACGCCGCGCGCCTGGCTCCCTTCTGATATAGATCGCGCGCGGCGGCGGCCATCCGGGCGCCCTCCTCGGTCCATCCCCGCGATTCGACTTCCACGGTGATCTCGCCGTGCGATACTTCCGCCTTGACGAGTTTCAGCTTGTCGCCCAGGTATTCGCGCAGCCGCGCGAGAACCGCGTCGCCGTCGGTTTCCGGCGACTCGAGGAATGCCAGCCCGACCGGGTCGCCGACGTGATCGTTGCGCCGGATGACGAGAGATCGCCGCGCGCGCATCCTTCCCGGCGGCTTCTGTCCGTCAGACGCGCTCATTGGGATCGAAGAGTTTGCGATATTCGTCGAGCGCGAAGCGGTCCGTCATCCCGGCTATGTAATCCGCCACGGCGCGTGAAATCGGCTCGCCGTAGCGCTCCGCGCGCGCGACCACGTGCTCGGGCATCTGGCGCGGTTCGGTCATGTAGGTTTCGAAAAGCCGCGCGAGCACCCTGCCCGCTTTCTCGGTCATTCGGCTGACCCGGTAGTGCCGATACAGGCGATCGCGCATGACCTGCTTGATTTCCTCGACCTTCGCGCCCACCGCGGAGCCGAAACACGCCAGCGCGCTGCCCGCCTTGCGCACGTCCTCGACGCTGCGGATCTTGTTGCGTTCCAGCTGGCCGGCGAGATTGGTCATCAAATCGGTGGACATCGCGTCGATCATCCTGATGACGGTCTGATAGCGGATCACGCGCGTCTCGGCCCCCGGATCCGCGGCGCGCGCCGCCGCCGCCGATTCTCTGAACAGCGCCGATTGATTAAGCTCGTCGACCGTCAGCATCTGCGCCTTCAATCCGTCGTCAACATCATGCGCCAGGTATGCGATTTCGTCCGCAAGATCGACGATTTGCGCTTCGAGGCATGGGTATGTGCTCGCGTCAAACTCCTGCGCTGCCGGACGATTCTGGAAGTGCGAATGCTTGACGATTCCCTCCCGCACCTCGAAGCTCAGGTTGAGTCCGCGAAAATTCGGGTAGCGGATCTCGATCCAGTCCACAGTGCGCAAGCTCTGCGCGTTGTGATCGAAGCCGCCGTACGGCATCATCAGCTCGTTGAGCACTTTCTCGCCGGCGTGGCCGAATGGCGTATGCCCCAGGTCGTGCGCCAGAGCTACCGCCTCTGCCAGTTCCTCGTTGAGACCCAGCGCCCGCGCTACGGTGCGCGCTATTTGCGCGGCTTCGAGCGTATGAGTCAGCCGGGTGCGGTAGTAATCGCCTTCGTGATTGACAAAGACCTGCGTTTTGTATTCGAGGCGCCGAAACGCGGCCGAATGGATAACCCGGTCACGGTCGCGCGCAAAAACGGTGCGCATCGGATGTTCGGGTTCGGGAAAGCGGCGGCCGCGACTGGCCCGCGACGCCATCGCATACGGCGCCAGCGTCCGCGCCTCTATTTCCTCGAGCTCCTGCCTTGTCCGCAGCATCGCAGCCCTTATCCCGCGGTTGTGTTAAACATTCGAGATGCTACCACGCCATCGACGGCTCTCGAAGCGCCTCGGTCGACATCGGTCAACATGGTGCGGCCTTATGCCGCCAATGCCGGGTATTTATAATCCGGCTTGGGTTAGTTGACGTGTCCGGCATTCGAAACCACGGCGCCATCCGCCGGATCGCTTTGACGATCGCGATGAGCGCGCTTTTCGCCGCCTGTGCGACGTCCCGTCCGGCCCAGCTTCCGCCTCCATCGCTCCCACCGCCTGTCGCCGTGCCTAAGCCAACTCCGACGCCTCAGGTAGTCGGGATGGCCTCGTGGTACGGACCGGGATTCCACGGCCACAAAACCTCGGACGGGTCGGTTTACAGCCAGGAGGAACTTACCGCGGCCTCCATCGCGTTTCCATTGGGCAGCCGGGTGATGGTCACGAATCTCGACAACGGCCTTTCCGTCGAAGTGACGATTACGGACCGCGGGCCGTTCCTCAAGGGCCGCAAGATCGATCTCTCGCGCAAGGCGGCGGGCATGATCGGGATGCTCGGCCAGGGCACCGCGCGGGTTCGTATTTCGCTGATCAGCAAGCCGGCCGGCTCTCGCGCAGTTGGCGCGCCGATGCGCTACTTCGTTCAGATAGGATCATTTTCCGAGCAACGCAACGCCGAGCAGCTGCGACGCAAATTGCTTGCCTACTACGCCGACGTTCATGTCGATCGGCTTGATGCCGACCATCGCCACTATTACCGTGTACGGATGGGCGCATTCGCGACTCGCTCCGCCGCCGAGGCGCGCGCGGCCGACTCCGCCAGTTTTGGACTTCCGGTCGTGATCGTCACCGAATGATCAGCCGAGCCAGCTACTTCACACGACGGCTCTGGTGGCCAATCTGCGCTGCCACCGCCCTGGTCTTTGTCTGGGGATGCGCCTACTCGCTGGTCAACGGCGACCGGATTAATTCGCGGCAGGCCGCAAAAATCGAGACCGGCATCCAGAGTCTTCGCCAGCTTCGCTTCAAGCAACCGGTCCCGCTCGTCGTCAAGTCAGCGGACGAGGCCGAGGCCATGATGGAGGCCGACCTGATGCGCGACTACACCGACGACCAGCTCGAGGCCGATGGCGTCGCGGGCGCACTCGTCGGCCTCTTTCCCGCGCAGATCGATCTCAAGGCCGAGTCGCTCAAGCTGCTTAAGAGCCAGGTGGCGGGCTTTTACAATCCGCATGGCAAGGAAATGGTTCTGGTCGAAGGCGGCGCCGATCTTGGCATCTGGAACAGCGCGGCTCAGTTCATGATTCAGCGCGACGTCGTCGGCGAGATGCTGCTCGCGCATGAACTGACGCATGCGCTCCAGGATCAGAATTTCGATCTCGAATCGAGCCTCGACAAAGTGAAGGACGACGACGATCGCGCGCTCGCGCTGAAGTCTGTCGCAGAAGGCGATGCGACGCTTGCGGGGTTCGCCTACGCGCTGGGCAGGATGGACGACAGCACCGCCGACGCTCTGGTTGACAATCTCAAGGACCTTCCGCAAGCGCTCGCCGCCGAGGCGCCCGGCACGCCCGAGGGCCTCAGCGTTCCGCTGTTGTTCCAATATTCCGAGGGCGCCCGCTTCGTCGCCGAGGCTTTCCGCCGTGGTGGATGGCTTGGCGTTGATGCGCTCTATCGCAACCCGCCGCAGTCCAGCCACCAGATTCTGCATCCCGCGCTCTACTTCGACAACCCCGCGCCTCAGCCGCGAATCGAGCTCGCCGGCTACGACCGGATCATGAGCGGCTGGAAAAAAGCCGACGATGATACTTACGGCGAGCTGCTCCTGCGCGTCATCCTCGAGCGCAATCTGGGCAAACAATCCAATGAACTCGGACTCGCCTCGCGATGGACCGCGGACCGCATGATCATCCTGCAGGAAAGCCGAGACGTGAACGTGATCTGGATGCTCGCGTTCAGCGACGCGCAGACCGCCAGCGACTTCGCCGTCGTCTATCAGACTTTGCTCGATCGCTTGCTCGGCGACTCCACCCCGCATCGCATCGATACCCGCGCGAAGGCGGTGCTGGTCGTGATCGGAGAGGGCGCGGACTATTTCCGCACCCTTGCGCCCGCCATTTGGAATGCCAGCACGATCGAATCAGGCGGCGCCGCCGCGCGCATCGAGCCCTCCGCCGCGTCAACCGGTCGATAGGGCGCCGCCCTACCCTACGTCGCCGAGGCTGAATCCGAGCGCCAGCATTTTCCTGACCGCCGCCCGCGCGCCTTGCGATTCCCGGCTCGCCAGCGACGGATCGCGCCGGATCCAGTCGTCAGCCATCTTGCGCGCGCGTTCGATCGTGCGATGGTCGCGAATTAGATGAACGAAGCGTAGCGGCAGCGCCCCGGTCTGCCGCGCGCCGAGCAAATCGCCCGGACCGCGCAGCCGCAAGTCGGCCTCCGCAACCTCCGCGCCCGTCATGCTTTCGCGCATGACCGCGAGGCGCTCCAGCGCCGGTTCGTCCGCGTCGCTCGACGCCACCAGGCAGCATCGCGACGGCTTCTCGCCGCGCCCCACCCTGCCGCGCAGCTGATGCAATTGCGCGAGGCCGTAGCGCTCTGCCGCGACCACCACGATTACCGTCGCCTCCGGCACGTCGATTCCCACCTCGACCACTGTCGTGCAGACCAGGACGTCGATCGCGCCGTCGCGAAATTCACGCATCGCACGATCCTTTTCCGCAGCAGTCATCCTGCCGTGCATCGTGCCGACCCTCGCGCCGTGCAACGCCCCCTTCTTAAGGCGCGCCGCCGTGGCGGATACCGACTTGGCTTCGTCTTCGTCGCCTTCGATAAACGGCACCACATAGTACGCGCGTCCGCCGCCGCCGATCTCGGCGCGCAGCTCCTCATGCACGCGCGCGATATCGTTCTCGGCGCAAATCGCGGTCGCGATCGGCGTCCGGCCCGCCGGCAGTTCGTCGAGAAACGATACGTCGAGGTTTGCGAACAGGCTCATCGCCAAACTTCTCGGAATCGGCGTCGCCGTCATCATCAGCAGATTCGCCTTCGGGCCCAATGCTTTCATCTTCGCGCGATCAAAAACGCCGAATCGATGCTGCTCGTCGATCACGCCGAGCGCGAGTCCGCGCATTCGCACCCGTTCCTGTATCAGCGCATGGGTTCCGAACACGACACCGATTTCGCCGCTGGCGAGCCCGCGCAAAGTCTCGCTGCGCGCCGCACCGGTCACGCCGCCCGTGAGGATCGCGCTGTTTACTCCAAGCCGTCCGCACACGCGCGTGAATCCCCGGTAATGCTGCTCGACGAGCAGTTCCGTCGGCGCCATCATCGCCGCCTGATGCCCGCATTCGACCGCCCGGATCATCGCCCAGAACGCAACAATCGTCTTGCCGCTGCCGACGTCGCCCATCAGCATCCGGTTCATCTGATTCGGCCGCGCAAGGTCGGCGCCGATTTCGTTTATCGCGCGCGACTGCGATCCGGTCAGCGCAAACGGCGCCTCATCGATCATCCTCGCGCTGAGGCTGCGCAAGCCATCGAGCGCAATTCCGGCGCGGCGCGAGCTGCGGATGCGTTCAATCGAAAGCGCCAGCTCGAACGCAAACAATTCATCGAACGCGAGCGCCAGATGGCCGCGCGATTCTCCGTTCGCCAGGGCCTCGAAGTCAGCATCGGGCGGCGGATCGTGAATGTAGCTGAGCGCGTCGCGAACCGCCGGAACTTCGGCGCGCACCTGGTCGGGGATCGCTGCGCGGATCGAGTTGCCTGTCTCGACCAGCACGCGCGCGACCAGGCTTGCGAACAGCCGCTGCCCGACTATCGAAGGGATGCGGTAAACCGGGCGGATCGCTTTCGGCTGACCATCCGACAGCGGATGCAACTCCGGTTGCACTATCTCGATTCCGCCGGCGGCCCCGGCCGCGACTCGCCCGCGGACCAACACGCGCTCGCCGCCGGGAAGATAGCCGCGCATGTAGGCAGGCAGGTTGAACCACACGACCCGAATCTGCATCCCGCTCACGGTGAGCCATCCCGACGCGAGCCGGCGCCACCGCGAACCGCGCATCGGCCGCTCGGAAATCTTGCCGAGGTCGCCTTCGACGACGACGATGTTTCCGACGCGGAGATCTTCAGCCGGCGTGCGCTCGCGCCAGTCCTGGTAACGCGCCGGCAGATGAAAGACGAGGTCGCCCGCGGTCACGATCCCGCGCGCTTCCAGAGCCGCCGCGCGCTTGGGACCGATCCCCGCCATTGCGGCAACCGGACTGTCGATTCCAAGCGCCCCCCGCTTCTGTCCGATTACCCCTTCTAACAGGCCGTCAGGCCGCATCTTCTTCCTTGACTGAGGTGCGGGGGCTGGCCCCTGCCCAAGGAAGCGTGAAACCCACGGTGCGTTTCGCATTCAATTAAGTTCTTCCCCCGCTGGCCGTGCCCGCTACTTCTGCCGATGGTAATCCTGCAGTGCGCGCACCTCGAAGGGTTCGTGCTTCAGCGCGAAGATTCCTTCGACCGCCGCCTTCGCCCCTGCCATCGTAGTGAAATACGGCAGCCGAAGTTCCAGCGCGGTGCGCCGAATCGAGAACGAATCCTTCGTGCCGCTGGCGTCCGGCGTGTTGACGACCATCGCGATCCGCCCATCCTTCATCGCGTCCACTATGTGCGGGCTGCCTTCGAGCACCTTGTTGACGCGTTCGCATTTGAGCCCGAGATTTCGAATATGATTCGCGGTCCCGCCCGTCGCGATCAGATCGAATCCCATAGCAGCCAGCCCGCGCGCTATCGGCTCGAGGTATCGCTTGTCTTCATCACGGACGCTGATGAACACCAGCCCGCCATCCGGCAGATTCGACGACGCCGCCAGCTCCGCCTTGGCGAACGCCATCGCGAACGTCGTGTCGATTCCCATTACTTCGCCGGTCGATTTCATCTCCGGTCCCAGAATTGTATCGACGCCCGGGAATCGTCCGAACGGAAACACCGACTCCTTGACCGCGACGTGAGTCGGCACGCGCTGCGTCGTGAACCCAATCTCGCTGAGCTTCTTCCCCGCCATCACCAGCGCGGCATACTTCGCCAGCGGCACGCCGATCGCCTTGCTGACGAACGGAATCGTGCGCGACGCGCGCGGATTGACTTCCAGGATAAAGACTTCGCCCCCGTAAATCGCGTACTGAATATTGATCAGCCCGATCACGCCGAGTTCGCGCGCCAGCATTTTGGTCTGCGCGATCAGCTCGTGCTGGATCGCGGCGCTCAGCGTGGTCGGCGGAATCGCGCACGCGCTGTCCCCCGAATGAATCCCGGCGTGCTCGACGTGCTCCATTATTCCGCCGATCACGACCGTCTCGCCGTCGGCAATCGCGTCGACGTCCACTTCGATCGCGCCTTGCAGGTAGCGATCTATCAACAGCGGATGGCGCTCGGAGGCTTGCAGAGCCTGCGTGACGTATCTGCGCAGCTCTTCTTCGTTTGGGATTACCTCCATCGCGCGGCCACCCAGCACGTACGATGGCCGGATCAGCACCGGGTAGCCGACCTTGGATGCGCCCGCGATCGCATCCTCCAGGCCGCGCGCCAGCACGCCCTCGGGCTGGCGCAGCCCGAGCCGCGTCACCATCGCGTTGAATCGCTCGCGATCCTCGGCGCGGTCTATCGCATCGGGACTTGTCCCGAGAATCGGCACGCCCGCCCGCTCCAGCGGCACCGCGAGCTTGAGCGGCGTCTGCCCGCCGAACTGCACGATTACGCCGACCGGCTTCTCGCGCTCCGCAATCGCCATCACGTCCTCGAAGGTCAGCGGCTCGAAGTACAGGCGATCCGAGATGTCGTAATCGGTCGAGA
Above is a genomic segment from Candidatus Binatus sp. containing:
- a CDS encoding bifunctional nuclease family protein, producing the protein MAGHREDFILMIVGGITLDPSTKMPIVVLKDPDNKLNLHIWIGPLEATAMATELEGIKPQRPMTHDLLRNLLAEFGATVELAEITELRENTYFARIQVKTRDGKTLEMDSRPSDAIAVALRTKSPIYVAKKVLEASSELHESQGEQQTSDQNLAGVSRDKWSEILERMSPEDFKYKM
- a CDS encoding tetratricopeptide repeat protein, yielding MPPTTHRRKITQKELKAPDELTTLVDSARDFLVNNLTKVLISTGVVVMVGAIAIGVYYYERHRDNIASARFYDAITALNAGQNKAAETQFNQLADEEPGRRLGRLARFYMASAYLADGDLANARDALVVFLTEERDPLFRSLALTNLAVVYERMADWKKAAGAYQQAAADPGPEQARAELGVARMLVQSGDKQGAIAAYRGFLAAHPFAQQRQEVMESLALLGAPAVLAPPRSAAAAGPQPVAAH
- a CDS encoding thioredoxin domain-containing protein; the encoded protein is MGAAGAALAQSAPDASPAGAGAVPTDPARDAALRTWLQKHFRIPSAELIKLGPAFKTVIDGLLARQVAVSNEQGQRIGTTLFVDKDESKVIIGQLIDTSTDPWGRVNMGAVSLDDRPTLGPADAPVTIVEFADFECPYCAHAFSVIETLVNTTYKGKVKVIYKNYPLNAHLWAPKAAAAAECARLQNPAAFWEFARYFYTNQGTINPKNLQQQVNKLASAQKLDQPSLKACMDSPQTEVRVKQDQNDGNSIRVTSTPTFFVNGIPVVGLPDAKVLEFVVNSELGEKSPSPAAH
- a CDS encoding EthD domain-containing protein, with protein sequence MVKIVYCISKLPRLSNEEFHRYWRDIHGPIAGRIPGCRKYVQSHTIHRALGQREPSFDGVAELWFDDWKALETAMATKEVAAALEDERKFIDHSRTAFFIAEEHHVI
- a CDS encoding tetratricopeptide repeat protein, whose protein sequence is MSASDGQKPPGRMRARRSLVIRRNDHVGDPVGLAFLESPETDGDAVLARLREYLGDKLKLVKAEVSHGEITVEVESRGWTEEGARMAAAARDLYQKGARRAALSMYRDALELDPLNAEAMLRLGLALAEQETFAQAFDALKRARELGAGGIELLIAMGRCAVGLERGANAVAYYEEALKIEPRNFVARRALRALGRTPATTKPGKESGAVRSGRD
- a CDS encoding deoxyguanosinetriphosphate triphosphohydrolase, translating into MLRTRQELEEIEARTLAPYAMASRASRGRRFPEPEHPMRTVFARDRDRVIHSAAFRRLEYKTQVFVNHEGDYYRTRLTHTLEAAQIARTVARALGLNEELAEAVALAHDLGHTPFGHAGEKVLNELMMPYGGFDHNAQSLRTVDWIEIRYPNFRGLNLSFEVREGIVKHSHFQNRPAAQEFDASTYPCLEAQIVDLADEIAYLAHDVDDGLKAQMLTVDELNQSALFRESAAAARAADPGAETRVIRYQTVIRMIDAMSTDLMTNLAGQLERNKIRSVEDVRKAGSALACFGSAVGAKVEEIKQVMRDRLYRHYRVSRMTEKAGRVLARLFETYMTEPRQMPEHVVARAERYGEPISRAVADYIAGMTDRFALDEYRKLFDPNERV
- a CDS encoding septal ring lytic transglycosylase RlpA family protein, with the translated sequence MASWYGPGFHGHKTSDGSVYSQEELTAASIAFPLGSRVMVTNLDNGLSVEVTITDRGPFLKGRKIDLSRKAAGMIGMLGQGTARVRISLISKPAGSRAVGAPMRYFVQIGSFSEQRNAEQLRRKLLAYYADVHVDRLDADHRHYYRVRMGAFATRSAAEARAADSASFGLPVVIVTE
- a CDS encoding ATP-dependent DNA helicase RecG codes for the protein MRPDGLLEGVIGQKRGALGIDSPVAAMAGIGPKRAAALEARGIVTAGDLVFHLPARYQDWRERTPAEDLRVGNIVVVEGDLGKISERPMRGSRWRRLASGWLTVSGMQIRVVWFNLPAYMRGYLPGGERVLVRGRVAAGAAGGIEIVQPELHPLSDGQPKAIRPVYRIPSIVGQRLFASLVARVLVETGNSIRAAIPDQVRAEVPAVRDALSYIHDPPPDADFEALANGESRGHLALAFDELFAFELALSIERIRSSRRAGIALDGLRSLSARMIDEAPFALTGSQSRAINEIGADLARPNQMNRMLMGDVGSGKTIVAFWAMIRAVECGHQAAMMAPTELLVEQHYRGFTRVCGRLGVNSAILTGGVTGAARSETLRGLASGEIGVVFGTHALIQERVRMRGLALGVIDEQHRFGVFDRAKMKALGPKANLLMMTATPIPRSLAMSLFANLDVSFLDELPAGRTPIATAICAENDIARVHEELRAEIGGGGRAYYVVPFIEGDEDEAKSVSATAARLKKGALHGARVGTMHGRMTAAEKDRAMREFRDGAIDVLVCTTVVEVGIDVPEATVIVVVAAERYGLAQLHQLRGRVGRGEKPSRCCLVASSDADEPALERLAVMRESMTGAEVAEADLRLRGPGDLLGARQTGALPLRFVHLIRDHRTIERARKMADDWIRRDPSLASRESQGARAAVRKMLALGFSLGDVG